One stretch of Variovorax sp. 54 DNA includes these proteins:
- the cnbZ gene encoding 2-amino-5-chloromuconate deaminase CnbZ produces the protein MTHVVDFQPGGYRYIQAVFQYSAGVAALPGFAIERVVFQRPPALLAGFEAIAAHLAQRGRPLSALCGCELRSPAPLSDGGFVEFNRLYVRTLQDWGLVRGDINPVARTNVCPVYEPPASPAFHAFSYTVPDDGTALPGFVVAGGGEAPEGHGNYHDVMVRLGDTSLDGLREKVRYVVAEMTRRVTALGFTWQDAVATQAYTVHDIGPLVHDELVQRGVARMGLTWQYTRPPIADMEYEMDLRRVARELVHA, from the coding sequence ATGACCCACGTTGTCGATTTCCAGCCCGGTGGCTACCGCTACATCCAGGCCGTTTTTCAGTATTCAGCCGGCGTTGCCGCGCTGCCGGGCTTTGCCATCGAGCGCGTGGTGTTCCAGCGCCCGCCCGCCCTGCTCGCGGGCTTCGAGGCCATTGCCGCGCACCTGGCGCAGCGCGGCCGGCCGCTGTCGGCGCTGTGCGGTTGCGAGCTGCGCTCGCCCGCGCCGCTGTCCGACGGCGGCTTCGTCGAGTTCAACCGCCTCTATGTGCGCACGCTGCAGGACTGGGGCCTGGTGCGCGGCGACATCAACCCCGTGGCCCGCACCAATGTCTGCCCGGTGTACGAGCCGCCCGCGTCGCCAGCCTTTCATGCTTTTTCCTACACCGTGCCGGACGACGGCACCGCGCTGCCCGGCTTCGTGGTGGCCGGCGGCGGCGAAGCGCCCGAGGGCCACGGCAACTACCACGACGTCATGGTGCGCCTGGGCGACACCAGCCTCGACGGCCTGCGCGAGAAGGTGCGCTACGTCGTGGCGGAGATGACGCGGCGCGTCACGGCATTGGGCTTCACCTGGCAGGACGCGGTCGCCACGCAGGCCTACACGGTGCACGACATCGGCCCGCTGGTGCACGACGAACTCGTCCAGCGCGGCGTGGCCCGCATGGGCCTCACCTGGCAGTACACCCGCCCGCCCATCGCCGACATGGAATATGAGATGGA
- a CDS encoding ester cyclase, which produces MSTHNTAGEAAKAVVRRNTEEVQGGGNYALFDELFADSFLDHTPQPSCTPDKAGALGLYKTLRAAFPDFHADIHWQRVDGDVVTTFKTYHGTHQGDVFGIAPTGRKIHFETVDAMRVQDGKITEHWGVANLFSLLQQLGAWPPASAEKAH; this is translated from the coding sequence ATGAGCACCCACAACACCGCAGGCGAAGCGGCCAAGGCCGTCGTGCGCCGCAACACCGAAGAGGTCCAGGGCGGCGGCAACTACGCGCTCTTCGACGAGCTCTTTGCCGACAGCTTTCTCGACCACACGCCGCAGCCCAGCTGCACGCCGGACAAGGCGGGCGCCCTGGGCTTGTACAAGACGCTGCGCGCGGCGTTCCCCGACTTCCATGCCGACATCCATTGGCAGCGCGTGGACGGCGACGTCGTGACGACCTTCAAGACCTACCACGGCACGCACCAGGGCGACGTGTTCGGCATCGCGCCCACGGGCCGCAAGATCCACTTCGAGACCGTCGATGCGATGCGCGTGCAGGACGGCAAGATCACGGAGCACTGGGGCGTGGCGAACCTGTTCTCCCTGCTGCAGCAGCTGGGTGCCTGGCCGCCGGCGTCCGCCGAGAAGGCGCACTGA
- a CDS encoding phage integrase family protein: MSTKDSVRKWLPAKTAKLLEEAGVGTLSLLAARINCGDVRWWRGVRSVAHVKATRIADWAYMHATDIGIRIVPTHGLAAGLSDCRIIEQPSTALVPLERLLVPWKLDGHDGAFRLPSSECTLEADNDLQAIQAWLDNTQNASGSTGTFRSYRREAERLLLWCVLVRHKPVSSLTRADVRAFRDFLMDPPAHWCGYRGSRRDSVQWRPMEKGLSAPTLGQALTIIGALFKYLVTHQYVYHHPLMAPRVLVAIRPDARLQRTLTFEQWEWISRDLIAELEAKAAHEPTRRRARAIRWLYATGLSLSELVSVQCGALRLIRFARDDGEPESAWMVRVVDKYQRTRDVPLPRQLIVELGDELAAAGRPRAPTARVNARVPVVGRFSAADGGVPPPWTAGALYKSIKIFMEACASHMNSRDAMQVRQASASWLRNTHSLHAVLGRSDGERKPVPPQYVAMNVGSHSPWLVATHQPLTEAQRQKAMKDFWPPDGTL; the protein is encoded by the coding sequence ATGTCGACCAAGGACTCCGTACGGAAGTGGCTTCCCGCAAAAACGGCCAAGCTGCTAGAAGAAGCTGGCGTGGGCACTTTGTCGCTGTTGGCCGCTCGCATTAATTGCGGTGACGTCCGATGGTGGCGCGGGGTACGCTCTGTAGCCCACGTGAAAGCAACCAGGATTGCCGACTGGGCATACATGCACGCGACGGACATTGGCATCCGTATCGTGCCGACACATGGCCTGGCTGCCGGTCTGTCCGACTGTCGAATCATTGAGCAGCCATCTACTGCCTTGGTGCCTCTCGAGCGGCTTCTCGTACCCTGGAAGCTTGACGGCCACGACGGTGCATTTCGCCTGCCTTCGAGTGAATGCACGCTGGAGGCGGACAACGACCTCCAGGCGATCCAAGCATGGCTCGACAATACGCAGAACGCCTCGGGCTCAACCGGGACCTTTCGCTCGTACCGCAGAGAGGCCGAACGGTTGCTTCTGTGGTGCGTCCTTGTTAGACACAAGCCCGTCTCGTCCTTGACTCGCGCAGATGTGAGGGCCTTCAGAGACTTTCTGATGGACCCGCCGGCTCATTGGTGCGGGTACCGCGGAAGCCGTCGTGACTCGGTCCAGTGGCGGCCGATGGAAAAGGGCTTGAGCGCTCCCACTTTGGGTCAAGCGCTAACCATCATCGGAGCGCTGTTCAAGTACCTGGTCACACACCAGTATGTCTACCACCATCCGTTGATGGCCCCTCGCGTCCTTGTCGCCATACGCCCCGATGCGCGGCTGCAGCGGACGCTGACGTTCGAGCAATGGGAATGGATCAGCCGCGATCTCATTGCAGAACTCGAAGCCAAGGCCGCACATGAGCCGACCCGGCGTCGTGCGCGTGCCATCCGATGGCTCTACGCTACCGGTCTGTCGCTGTCGGAATTGGTCTCCGTGCAATGTGGCGCGTTGCGACTGATACGCTTCGCTCGAGATGATGGGGAGCCTGAAAGTGCCTGGATGGTCCGGGTCGTTGACAAATACCAGCGCACTCGTGACGTGCCGCTGCCGCGGCAGTTGATTGTCGAACTAGGCGACGAACTCGCCGCTGCGGGCCGGCCGCGTGCGCCGACCGCACGTGTGAATGCACGAGTGCCGGTGGTCGGAAGATTTTCCGCCGCTGACGGGGGCGTTCCTCCGCCGTGGACCGCAGGGGCACTGTACAAGTCAATAAAAATTTTCATGGAGGCTTGTGCCTCCCACATGAACAGCCGGGACGCAATGCAGGTTCGGCAAGCGTCCGCCAGTTGGTTGCGCAACACGCACAGCCTGCACGCAGTGCTTGGGCGAAGCGATGGTGAGCGCAAGCCTGTTCCTCCCCAATACGTTGCGATGAACGTGGGCAGCCACTCGCCGTGGTTGGTTGCGACGCACCAGCCCCTGACCGAAGCGCAACGTCAGAAAGCGATGAAGGATTTCTGGCCGCCAGACGGCACACTATGA
- a CDS encoding ATP-binding protein, whose amino-acid sequence MARLPRKKNNSRLPPHVDRNHPVLSQRYAIHTPAIEGMAKVIGDWIAQKKTGGVIFGPSRFGKSKAMQWFLRDLLKQRFGKDIPLHMWTRTPDIQSSQAEFWKSLLKATGHRYAKDKRSWGERRDMLVEHLISLAKRCEGNFVALLIDESQALTLREWNWLLGLQNTLDRENYRFSVYTVSSHQMGYQYELMAHSDHPHVAARFMVAHAPFSGLTSEVEIKFVLEGYDFASEWPKHSRASYLAHFAPDAHARGKRLASCASTVWQVMNALLPEDYGGEANFPMQHLALSVEKVLMNLAHGEDWDDATGEEAWLEAFAETQFTDHMRLISAELPRRRRKMA is encoded by the coding sequence ATGGCTCGACTACCTCGCAAAAAAAACAACAGTCGGCTGCCCCCGCATGTCGACCGCAACCATCCCGTTCTATCGCAAAGGTATGCCATCCACACACCAGCGATCGAGGGTATGGCCAAGGTAATAGGCGATTGGATCGCCCAGAAAAAGACGGGGGGAGTCATTTTTGGTCCGTCTCGCTTTGGTAAGTCCAAAGCAATGCAGTGGTTCTTGCGTGACCTCTTGAAGCAGCGCTTCGGCAAGGATATTCCACTGCACATGTGGACGCGGACACCAGATATTCAAAGCAGTCAGGCCGAATTCTGGAAATCTCTGTTGAAGGCGACCGGTCACCGGTATGCGAAAGACAAGAGGTCTTGGGGTGAGCGTCGAGACATGCTCGTAGAGCATCTAATTTCCCTAGCCAAACGCTGCGAGGGAAACTTCGTGGCACTGCTCATCGACGAATCACAGGCGTTGACCCTCAGGGAGTGGAATTGGCTTTTGGGGCTACAGAACACACTGGACCGTGAAAACTATCGGTTTAGCGTCTACACAGTTTCGTCGCACCAGATGGGCTACCAGTACGAGCTGATGGCTCACTCCGACCATCCACATGTGGCCGCCCGGTTCATGGTTGCACATGCCCCCTTCTCGGGGCTGACCTCGGAAGTCGAGATCAAGTTCGTGTTGGAGGGGTACGACTTCGCGAGTGAATGGCCCAAACACTCGCGCGCGTCCTATTTAGCGCACTTCGCGCCCGACGCACATGCGCGCGGGAAGCGCCTGGCAAGTTGTGCCTCGACCGTGTGGCAAGTGATGAACGCGCTACTCCCGGAGGACTACGGTGGAGAGGCCAACTTTCCCATGCAACATCTTGCGCTCTCGGTGGAGAAAGTCTTGATGAATCTGGCTCACGGGGAAGATTGGGATGACGCAACGGGCGAGGAAGCCTGGCTGGAGGCATTTGCCGAAACGCAGTTCACCGACCACATGCGCCTGATTTCCGCAGAACTGCCGCGGCGGCGACGCAAGATGGCCTGA
- a CDS encoding zinc-binding dehydrogenase yields MQGASSSVGLLLARWAKARGATVIGTAGAGKRDALRADVHHPLVSSDADLAAQIRQIAPQGVDVVYEFVGKATFAASQASVRDGGTIVNIGAASGAPEIDAPSLTARGVKVLGGPMAQHLQGDGREQATRAVFDALRSGVFGQIDVTRYPLSAAATAHADIAARSRSGSAILVP; encoded by the coding sequence GTGCAGGGCGCATCCAGCAGCGTCGGCCTGCTGCTCGCGCGATGGGCCAAGGCCCGGGGCGCCACGGTCATCGGCACCGCCGGTGCGGGCAAGCGCGACGCCCTGCGCGCCGACGTGCACCACCCCCTGGTCTCCAGCGACGCGGACCTCGCAGCGCAGATCCGCCAGATCGCGCCGCAAGGCGTCGATGTCGTCTACGAGTTCGTCGGCAAGGCCACGTTCGCGGCCTCGCAAGCGAGCGTTCGCGACGGCGGGACGATCGTCAACATCGGTGCGGCCTCCGGTGCACCCGAGATCGATGCGCCCTCGCTCACGGCGCGCGGCGTGAAGGTGCTCGGCGGCCCGATGGCGCAGCATCTGCAAGGCGATGGGCGCGAACAAGCGACGCGCGCAGTGTTCGATGCGCTGCGCTCCGGTGTGTTCGGTCAGATCGATGTCACGCGCTATCCGCTGTCGGCCGCGGCCACCGCGCATGCGGACATCGCAGCCCGCAGCCGCTCGGGGTCGGCCATTCTGGTGCCGTAA
- a CDS encoding LysR family transcriptional regulator gives MLPLALTYFREVALSGSIRRAAEHLSIAPSAISRQIGQLEAELQVALFDRRARRLTLTAAGELVRDYAARASTDADALRASLQQITGLQAGQVRIGSVEGMVYFLSRYLAGFDERFPGIRVSVSIVGSRAVLELLRDGEIDLALAFGLPARNPFHVHARLEQPLCAIVAAGHPLAARRSISFKTLADQRVVLPDTTFQIRSLIDAIALKTKTSLTHVIEANTLDMAKGIVRHSELMTFLPRYAALREIASGELCAVPLQERDLAQTHISLITMPSYQPSPAARKLLQTFKAGMGRYGTTTAAERS, from the coding sequence ATGCTTCCCCTCGCCCTGACCTACTTCCGTGAAGTCGCTCTCAGCGGCTCGATCCGCCGTGCGGCCGAACACCTGTCGATTGCGCCGAGCGCCATCAGTCGCCAGATCGGCCAGCTCGAAGCGGAGCTGCAGGTCGCCCTGTTCGACCGCCGCGCGCGGCGCCTCACGCTCACGGCCGCCGGCGAACTGGTGCGCGACTACGCTGCGCGCGCCAGCACCGACGCCGACGCCCTGCGCGCCTCGCTGCAGCAGATCACCGGATTGCAGGCGGGACAGGTGCGCATCGGCAGCGTCGAGGGCATGGTCTACTTTCTTTCGCGCTACCTGGCGGGTTTCGACGAGCGCTTTCCGGGTATCCGCGTGAGCGTCTCGATCGTCGGTTCGCGCGCGGTGCTGGAGTTGCTGCGCGACGGCGAGATCGACCTCGCCCTGGCCTTCGGCCTGCCGGCGCGCAACCCCTTCCATGTGCATGCGCGGCTGGAGCAGCCGCTGTGCGCCATCGTCGCCGCCGGTCATCCGCTGGCGGCGCGGCGCAGCATCTCGTTCAAGACGCTGGCGGACCAGCGCGTGGTGCTGCCCGACACCACCTTCCAGATCCGCTCGCTGATCGATGCCATCGCGCTGAAGACCAAGACCTCGCTCACGCACGTGATCGAAGCGAACACGCTGGACATGGCCAAGGGCATCGTGCGTCATTCCGAGCTGATGACCTTCCTGCCGCGCTACGCGGCCTTGCGCGAGATCGCCAGCGGCGAGCTGTGCGCGGTGCCGCTGCAGGAGCGCGACCTGGCCCAGACCCACATCAGCCTCATCACCATGCCCTCCTACCAGCCGTCGCCGGCCGCGCGCAAGCTGCTGCAGACCTTCAAGGCCGGCATGGGCCGCTACGGCACCACCACCGCCGCCGAGCGCAGCTAG
- a CDS encoding LysR family transcriptional regulator, with amino-acid sequence MLDGLSMDQLRTFIAAADEGSFSAAGRKLRRAQSVVSQTLANLEAQIDVQLFDRSARYPQLTEQGTALLAEARVVVNSMNGFKAKARTMAEGLEPELSVAVDVMYPMESLTVAVGLFRAAFPHTPLRLYVEALGAVIQPVLQGTCRLGIIGSMPVVPDAVEAEKLLDVPMVTVTGNAHPLARRKGLIRMRELEDHVQLVLTDRTSLSDGKTYGVFSPSTWRLADLGAKHAFLRAGFGWGHMPQAMVRHDLDTGALVQIQIENFQPRTPPIAMFAAYRKDSPPGPAGRWFLDQLKQTDSPGRA; translated from the coding sequence ATGCTCGACGGCCTGTCCATGGACCAACTGCGCACCTTCATCGCGGCAGCAGACGAAGGCAGTTTCTCGGCGGCGGGCCGCAAGCTGCGGCGGGCGCAGTCGGTCGTCAGCCAGACGCTGGCCAATCTCGAGGCGCAGATCGACGTGCAGCTGTTCGACCGCTCGGCGCGCTACCCGCAGCTCACCGAGCAAGGCACCGCCCTCCTCGCGGAAGCCCGCGTGGTCGTCAACAGCATGAACGGCTTCAAGGCCAAGGCGCGCACCATGGCCGAAGGGCTGGAGCCCGAGCTGTCGGTGGCGGTAGATGTGATGTACCCGATGGAGTCGCTGACGGTGGCCGTGGGCCTGTTCCGCGCGGCGTTTCCCCATACGCCGCTTCGCCTCTATGTCGAGGCGCTGGGCGCAGTCATCCAGCCCGTGCTGCAGGGCACGTGCCGGCTGGGCATCATCGGGTCGATGCCCGTCGTGCCCGATGCCGTGGAGGCCGAGAAGCTGCTCGACGTGCCCATGGTCACGGTGACCGGCAACGCCCATCCGCTGGCGCGCCGCAAAGGCCTGATCCGGATGCGCGAGCTGGAAGACCACGTGCAGCTGGTCCTCACGGACCGCACGAGCCTGTCGGACGGCAAGACCTACGGCGTCTTCTCGCCTTCGACGTGGCGCCTGGCCGACCTGGGCGCCAAGCACGCCTTCCTGCGCGCGGGGTTCGGCTGGGGACACATGCCGCAGGCCATGGTGCGGCACGACCTGGACACCGGTGCGCTGGTGCAGATCCAGATCGAGAACTTCCAGCCGCGCACACCGCCCATCGCGATGTTCGCGGCCTACCGAAAAGATTCGCCGCCGGGGCCGGCCGGCCGCTGGTTCCTCGACCAGCTCAAGCAGACCGATTCGCCTGGCCGCGCTTGA
- a CDS encoding SDR family NAD(P)-dependent oxidoreductase: protein MSDILQDKVVVVTGAASGIGRAIAIGAAQHGARAMIVSDITETSNEGGSTTTSEIESLGVAVRFHRTDVSQRPQVDALVEAAAEFGGVDVMVANAGITLRADGPDVAEDDYRRLMTVNLDGVLFSAQAAARQMKANGKAGSIVLMASMGGIAGAGMTVAYSTSKGGVVLMAKALADALGPDGIRVNAVAPGVIDTHLVRTHPGIAAASEGFRQRTPLRRLGKPSEIADSVAWLGSDMSSYVSGIALLVDGGLLSVI, encoded by the coding sequence GTGAGCGACATCCTCCAAGACAAGGTCGTCGTCGTCACGGGGGCCGCCAGCGGCATCGGACGCGCGATCGCCATCGGCGCCGCGCAGCACGGCGCCAGGGCGATGATCGTCTCGGACATCACCGAAACCTCCAACGAAGGCGGCAGCACCACGACCTCGGAGATCGAGTCGCTGGGCGTGGCCGTTCGCTTTCATCGCACGGACGTGAGCCAGCGCCCGCAGGTCGATGCGTTGGTCGAGGCGGCGGCGGAGTTCGGCGGCGTCGATGTGATGGTCGCCAACGCCGGCATCACGTTGCGTGCGGACGGCCCCGACGTGGCCGAAGACGACTACCGGCGTCTGATGACCGTCAACCTCGACGGCGTGCTGTTCAGTGCCCAGGCGGCGGCGCGTCAGATGAAAGCGAATGGCAAGGCCGGCAGCATCGTGCTGATGGCCAGCATGGGCGGGATCGCGGGCGCGGGCATGACCGTGGCCTATTCCACGAGCAAGGGCGGCGTGGTGCTCATGGCCAAGGCCCTGGCCGATGCGCTCGGGCCCGACGGGATCCGCGTCAATGCGGTCGCGCCGGGCGTGATCGACACCCACCTGGTGCGCACCCACCCGGGCATTGCCGCCGCGTCCGAAGGCTTCAGGCAGCGCACGCCGCTGCGCCGGCTCGGCAAGCCGTCCGAGATTGCGGATTCGGTCGCGTGGCTCGGCTCGGACATGTCCAGCTATGTCAGTGGTATCGCGCTGCTCGTCGACGGCGGTTTGCTGTCGGTGATCTGA
- a CDS encoding tyrosine-type recombinase/integrase, with amino-acid sequence MNALVSLDQMMAPAHLDGSRGRNRASLPSQLAALDDRSAVLAWLARYADSPATLSSYRKEAERLLLWCVLQRGAALSDLTHEDLLLYQRFLGDPQPAERWVMAPGQKPGRNSPRWRPFAGPLGPSSLRQALSILNAMFSWLVEAGYLAGNPLALSRRRRRQTAPRVNRFLPEEHWNVVKAAIEAMPISSEREKLHASRCRWLFSVLYIGGLRVSEICDASMGGFFSRRGTDGRERWWLEITGKGSKTRLVPATGELMAELMRYRKAHALSPLPLEGEGTPLVMTLIAPIKPMARSAIHELVKGVMHAAAAALRQRGPEFEATATHLEQASTHWIRHTAGSHQSEKVDLKVVRDNLGHANISTTSIYLHTEDDARHDATAAGHRVGWRTP; translated from the coding sequence ATGAATGCACTCGTCAGCCTCGATCAAATGATGGCTCCGGCCCACCTGGACGGTAGCCGCGGCCGCAATCGCGCCAGTTTGCCCTCGCAGTTGGCCGCGCTCGATGACCGCTCGGCCGTGCTTGCCTGGCTGGCCCGCTACGCTGACTCACCCGCCACCCTCTCCAGCTATCGCAAGGAAGCCGAACGTCTCCTGCTGTGGTGCGTCCTGCAGCGCGGCGCAGCCCTCTCTGACCTTACGCACGAGGACCTGCTGCTCTACCAGCGTTTCCTCGGGGACCCGCAGCCGGCCGAGCGCTGGGTCATGGCGCCGGGTCAGAAGCCGGGCCGCAACTCGCCACGCTGGCGACCCTTTGCGGGCCCACTTGGCCCATCGAGCCTGCGTCAGGCGCTGTCGATCCTCAATGCGATGTTCTCTTGGCTCGTGGAGGCCGGATACCTGGCCGGCAATCCGTTGGCGCTGAGCCGTCGCAGGCGCCGGCAGACCGCACCTCGTGTGAACCGCTTTTTGCCAGAGGAGCATTGGAACGTGGTGAAGGCAGCGATCGAAGCGATGCCCATAAGTAGCGAACGTGAAAAGCTGCACGCATCGCGCTGCCGATGGCTGTTTTCAGTGCTGTACATCGGCGGGCTGCGCGTGTCCGAGATCTGCGATGCCAGCATGGGCGGATTCTTCAGTCGGCGCGGCACCGATGGGCGCGAGCGCTGGTGGCTCGAAATCACCGGTAAAGGCAGCAAGACCCGACTGGTTCCAGCTACGGGCGAATTGATGGCCGAATTGATGCGCTACCGCAAGGCCCATGCCTTGAGCCCGCTCCCATTGGAGGGCGAAGGCACGCCACTGGTGATGACGTTGATCGCCCCGATCAAGCCGATGGCGCGGAGCGCCATTCACGAACTCGTCAAGGGAGTGATGCACGCCGCCGCTGCGGCGCTGCGGCAGCGTGGCCCCGAGTTCGAGGCTACGGCGACTCATCTCGAGCAGGCGTCGACGCACTGGATTCGTCACACAGCCGGAAGCCACCAGAGTGAAAAGGTCGACCTAAAAGTAGTCCGAGACAACCTGGGGCACGCCAACATCAGCACGACCAGCATCTATTTGCACACCGAAGACGATGCCCGTCACGACGCCACGGCGGCTGGGCACCGTGTTGGCTGGCGTACGCCCTGA
- a CDS encoding pirin family protein — MEHSVSESLSALSVQTRRIVARTRGRAHGPVTRVVSPSDIGELIKPFVFLDYFDFKPTGNALFPMHPHSGIATITVLLSGDLRYEDTTGASGTLSAGSVEWMRAGNGVWHDASPSGLERFQGYQVWVALPRSLENRMAQSQYLPAEAVPQAGPARIVLGRHEGAHSRVAAPEGMNLLHVRLAAGERWRYQPPAGHDVAWTHVHRGELRVAGERLQGELAVFDESGSAIDFTAEGDTDFIVGSAVKHPHDLVLGYYSVHTSPDALQRGEAEIARIGRQLRADGRIR, encoded by the coding sequence ATGGAGCACTCAGTCAGCGAATCCCTGTCGGCCCTGTCCGTCCAGACACGCCGCATCGTGGCCCGCACCCGGGGCCGTGCGCACGGACCGGTCACGCGCGTCGTCAGTCCCTCGGACATCGGCGAGCTGATCAAGCCGTTCGTCTTTCTCGACTACTTCGATTTCAAGCCGACCGGCAACGCGCTGTTCCCGATGCATCCGCATTCGGGCATTGCGACGATCACCGTGTTGCTCTCGGGCGACCTGCGCTACGAGGACACGACCGGTGCGTCGGGCACCCTGTCCGCGGGCAGCGTCGAATGGATGCGGGCCGGCAACGGCGTGTGGCACGACGCGAGCCCGAGCGGGCTCGAGCGCTTCCAGGGCTACCAGGTGTGGGTCGCGTTGCCGCGCAGCCTGGAGAACCGCATGGCGCAAAGCCAGTACCTGCCCGCCGAGGCCGTGCCGCAGGCAGGCCCCGCCCGCATCGTCCTGGGTCGCCACGAAGGCGCACACAGCCGCGTGGCTGCGCCGGAAGGCATGAACCTGTTGCACGTTCGGCTGGCCGCGGGCGAGCGCTGGCGCTACCAGCCGCCCGCGGGGCACGACGTGGCCTGGACCCACGTTCACCGCGGCGAGCTGCGCGTGGCCGGCGAACGGCTGCAAGGCGAGCTCGCGGTGTTCGACGAATCGGGCAGCGCCATCGATTTCACTGCCGAAGGCGACACCGACTTCATCGTCGGGTCGGCCGTGAAGCACCCACACGACCTCGTGCTGGGCTACTACTCCGTTCACACCTCGCCCGATGCGCTGCAACGAGGAGAGGCGGAAATCGCCCGAATCGGGCGGCAGCTTCGCGCGGACGGGCGCATCCGTTGA
- the wrbA gene encoding NAD(P)H:quinone oxidoreductase: MSKVLVLYYSSYGHIETMAQAIAEGARSAGAEVDIKRVPETVPLEVAKSAHFKLDQSAPVAAVAELEHYDAIIVGTGTRFGRMSSQMAAFLDQAGGLWARGALNGKVGAAFSSSATQHGGQETTLFSIITNLLHFGMTVVGLPYSHQGQMSVDEIVGGAPYGATTVAGGDGSRQPTEIDLAGARHQGELVARTAAKLFG; this comes from the coding sequence ATGAGCAAAGTTCTTGTCCTGTACTACTCGTCCTACGGCCACATCGAAACGATGGCCCAGGCCATCGCCGAAGGCGCCCGCAGTGCCGGTGCCGAGGTCGACATCAAGCGTGTGCCCGAGACCGTGCCGCTGGAAGTCGCGAAGAGCGCGCACTTCAAGCTCGACCAATCGGCGCCCGTCGCCGCGGTGGCCGAGCTTGAACACTACGACGCCATCATCGTCGGCACCGGCACGCGCTTCGGCCGCATGTCGTCGCAGATGGCGGCGTTTCTCGACCAGGCCGGTGGCCTGTGGGCGCGCGGCGCGCTCAATGGCAAGGTGGGGGCAGCGTTCAGCTCGTCCGCCACGCAGCACGGCGGGCAGGAAACCACGCTGTTCTCGATCATCACCAACCTGCTGCACTTCGGCATGACCGTCGTGGGCCTGCCATACAGCCACCAGGGCCAGATGAGCGTGGACGAGATCGTCGGTGGTGCGCCCTACGGCGCCACGACCGTGGCCGGCGGCGACGGATCGCGCCAGCCGACCGAGATTGATCTTGCCGGTGCACGCCACCAGGGCGAGCTGGTCGCCAGGACCGCGGCCAAGCTTTTCGGCTGA
- a CDS encoding DoxX family protein produces MTTTTTSNTQTTVLPFVGRILLAAIFIVSSLGKIAAPEATQGYIASVGLPAPLLGYLAAIAIELGGGLLLLAGYRTRAVALGLAVFSIASALIFHHALGDQNQLFHFLKNLAMAGGLIQVVAFGAGAFSIDNRKHLPRQSLATR; encoded by the coding sequence ATGACCACGACCACCACTTCCAACACCCAAACCACCGTCCTGCCTTTCGTCGGACGCATCCTCCTGGCGGCGATCTTCATCGTCAGCAGCCTTGGCAAGATCGCAGCGCCCGAGGCGACCCAGGGCTACATCGCCTCGGTGGGCCTGCCCGCGCCGCTGCTGGGCTACCTGGCGGCCATTGCCATCGAACTGGGCGGCGGCCTGCTGCTGCTGGCGGGCTACCGCACCCGGGCCGTCGCGCTCGGACTGGCCGTCTTCTCGATCGCCTCCGCGCTCATCTTTCACCACGCGCTGGGCGACCAGAACCAGCTGTTCCACTTCCTGAAGAACCTCGCGATGGCCGGTGGTCTGATCCAGGTCGTGGCCTTCGGCGCTGGTGCCTTCAGCATCGATAACCGCAAGCACCTGCCGCGTCAGTCGCTGGCCACCCGCTGA